In Candidatus Glassbacteria bacterium, the DNA window CGGATGCTGAAGATATTCGAACGGACCCGCTGCGAGATCCACCGGGCCACCGAGCCGTTCGCCACCGCCGACACCCGCCAGTGGCCCGCCGGAACACTGGTGCTGAAAGTGGGGCAGCCCTACGGCCGGTTTGTCAAGGACCTGCTGGAGCAGAAACCGTACCCCGACCTCCGCAAGTGGCCCGGCGGCCCCCCGATGCCGCCTTATGACAACGCGGCCTGGACCGTGTCGCTGATGATGGGCGTGGAGGTCCACGAGATCGCCGAACCGTTCGAGGCCAAGCTGGAACTCCTGCCCGGAGCGCCGGAATTGCCGGCCTCGGCCGAAAAATCGTTGAGCCTGCTCGACGGGCGGAACAACAACAGCTACCACGCGGTTAACCTGCTGCTGGGGCGCAAGGCCCGGGTCGAGCGCCTGCTGCTGCCCTTCGAGCTGAACGGGGAGAGCTACCCGGCCGGCTGTTTCATGGTCAAAGCCCAGATCGGCGTCCTCACCGACGTGGCGGACAAGGCCCGGGTTACGTTCATCCCGCTGGATGAGCAGCCCGACGTGCCGAAACGGACTGTCCGGGGCGGGAAAATAGGAGTCTACCGCGGCTGGGTGCCCACCGCCGACGAGGGCTGGACACGGCGCGTGCTCGACGAGTTCGAGTTCGATTACGAACGCCTGACCAACGAGCGGGTCAAAAGCGGCAAGCTGATCAAGGATTACGCGGCGATCATCCTGCCCAGCCTGGGCTCCGGCGACATCATCGACGGCCGCACCGGGGATGATATCCCGCCGAAGTACCGCGGGGGAATCGGCCGCGAGGGAGTGGACGCGCTCAAGGAATTTGTGGAGGAAGGCGGTACGCTGGTCGCCATGCGGGCAGCCTGCAGGCTGGTTATCGAAGAGTTCGACGTGCCGGTCTACGAGGATTTGAAAGATGTCTCGAACGGGGAATTTTTCTGCCCCGGATCGCTGATCAAACTCGAGGTGGACAATAAGCAGCCCGTGGGCTTCGGCATGCCCGCAACTACGGCCGCGTTCGTTTCCGATGTGGTCTTGCTGGGAACCAACCTGCCCATGCCCGGCGGGCCGGACCGCAGGGTTGTGGCCCGCTACGGCCGGGACGATATCCTGCTCTCAGGCTGGATTGTGGGGGATGACCTGATCGAGGGCAAGCCCGCGGTGGTGGAAGTTACCAAGGGCAAGGGCAATATCGTCCTCTGCGGAACCGGCGTGCAGAACCGGGCGCAAACCTGGGGCACTTTCAAGCTGCTGTTCAACGGACTTTTCTCGAAATAAATAACGCCCGCTGACCAGATCGCTTGATTTGGACAAGGGCCGGGCTGTAAATAGTAACTAGGGGGTGCGCGGGTAGTCCGCCCGACACCCCCGCTCTCATTTATCGTTCCCGGAGAAATATCAAATGCCATGTTCCCGACCGCTCGTCCCACTGAAACGGACAAGCAGGCAACACATTCCGCTGACAGCCGCACTTGCGCTGTTCATGCTGTCCCTGGTACTGGCCTGTGGCGGCAGGGAACAGGCGGCAGATTCCACAGCCCGCAACCGCGTGACATCGTTAGAGATCGAGCGCCGAATCCTGCTGGGCGAGGGGATCTCGTTCGGCGCGGCGGGAGCCTACGAGGTGCTCACCGGGCGCGTGCATTACTTGCTCGACCCCGCGGATTCGCTCAATACCGGCATTGTCGATGCCGCGCTGGCGGCCGGCGGGGACGGTCTGGTGCGCTACAGCGCCGATTTCGCGCTGCTCAAGCCTGTAAATGTCTCGCGCGGTAACGGGGCGCTGCTCTACCACGTAGTCAACAGAGGGAACTACGACCGTCGCCTGCTGGATCCCGCACCGTGGAGCCGGGTGGCGGGCACTGAATCCGGCGCCAACGAGCGCCTGGGCCGGCTGATGAAACAGGGCTGGACAGTGGCCTTCAGCGGCTGGCAGGACGATATCCTCACCGGGGACCGCCTGCGTCTTTACGCTCCTCTCGCCGTCCGGAACGGCGTACCTGTGTCCGGTCCCGTCCTGGCCGAGATCGAATCCGGCGACAGCACGGCGGTGGCCTACCTGGGGGCCGATAGCCACCGGGCCTACCCTGTCGCAGGCGGTTCCGGAGGCGAGGCTGTACTGCGAATCCACGAAACCTATGCGGACCCCGGCACGGTGATCGACCGGGAGGCCTGGCGGTTCGCGAGTGTGGACAGCGCGGGCGATGAGCGGCCGGACAGCGTGCATATCCTTTATCCGGATAAGTTCCTGCCCAACCGTCTTTACACGCTGAGTTACACTACGCAGTTTTCCCCGGTGATGGGACTTTGTTTCCCGGCGGTGCGCGAACTGGTAACTTTCCTCTGTTCGGAAGATACTCTCAATCCGCTGCTGGACAATTCAGGCGTCTGCCCTGTACGATACACCCTGGCTTACGGTTCCAGCCAGAGCGGCCGGTTCCTGCGTGATTTCAGCTATCAGGGATTCAATCTTTCGGCGGCCGGCGGCCGGGTATTCGATGGCGTGTTTTCCAACGTGCCCGGCTGCCGTCGGGGGTTTTTCAACTACCGTCACGCCCAGCCGTCGCGGGCCTGGGGATTTTACCCGGATTTCGTCTTCCCGTTCACCGATCTTCTCCAGACCGATCCGGTTACCGGTATGACCGACGGCCTGCTGGCAGAGGTTCCCGACAGCATCCAGCCGAAAATATTCTATATCCATCATACGGGCGAGTACTGGTCCAGCGGGTCCGGGCTGACCCATGCCTCGCTTGACGGCGCCGGCGATGCCGAACTGCCTGATAACGTGAGGATTTACACGTTCGCCGGAACGGCCCACGGCTATTTCGAGCTGCAGGACGGCCGGCCCCATCCCAGCCCGCTGTTCCGTCTGCCGTTCAACCCCAACCCGACCTACCTGCTCGAAGGGCCGCTGCTGGAGGCGCTGGGGCGCTGGGTGATGTTCAGCGAGCGCCCGCCGGAAAGTGTCTATCCGCGGGTTGAGAAGGGCGAGCTGGTGGCCGTGGAGGATTATTCGTTCCCCTCGGTGCCCGATGTCGAATCGCCCGTCCTGGCCGACCTTCACCCCCTCTTCGACTGGGGGCCGGGTTGGCGCGATGGCGTGCTGAAACTGGCCCTGCCCGAAATGGGACCCCTGTACCCGGTGCTGGTTCCGGCCGCCGGGGACGACGGCAACGCGCTGGGAGGGATCAAGACCCCGCATGTCGAGGTCCCGGTGGCGAGCTATACGGGCTGGAATTTCCCGGCCGCCACTTACGCCGGGGCCGCCGCCACCGCGGTGTCCAGGCTGTCGGGAGCGTGGCTGCCGTTCAGCGCCACCCGCGCCGAGCGCAACAGCCGGGGCGATTCGCGCAAGAGCCTGGATCTGCTCTACAAGAGCCGGGGAGATTACCTGGACAGGCTGCGCAAGGCCTCCGAAAACCTCGTGGAGCGCGGGTTGATGTTCAGCGAGGATATCGGACTGGTGCAGGAGCAGGGCGGGGCGATGTACGATTTTGTCAGCCGCTGCGGAGCCTGGCGGCCGGACAGTGACTGGGGAACGGAGCGTAAGTGAGCGGGGACGATAAGCAGTTGATCGGTCTGAGACACGGCGGCGGCGAGGACATGCGCAGGCTGATCGCCGAGGAGATCCAGACCAGGTTCGACAACGAGCATATCAGGGCGCTGGGCGACTCCGCCCGGCTTGAACTGCCCGGCGGGCAACGGATTCTGTCTCATCCGGGAGGTGAGCTGTTGCCCGGAATATGTTGATAATGAATGGATTAGCGCTCTTGGCTTCGCCGGCGACGAAAGGCTGTCCGCCAAAAATAAAACGAGGGGTGGGCCATGATTAAACTCAAGAAAATCCTCTATTCCACCGATTTCGGCGAATTCGCCGAGGAGGCGCTGCGTTACGCCGCCGTGCTGGCCGGGCAGTACGACGCCGAACTGACGATCATGCACGTGGTCAGCCTGTTCGGCGAGGGCCTGGCCAGCGCAGAGAAACACCTGGATGAGATGGAGGAGTATGCTGACAAGTTCGCCGACCAGTTCCATGCCGATGCCGATGAGATAATCGAGCGCACGATCGAGGAGCACGCCGACAAGGAACTCGTGATGCACAAGCTGATCGTACGCGGGATTACTCCCAACGATGAAATCATCCGGGTGGCCGAGGAGCAGGACATGGACCTGATCGTGATGGGCACTTACGGCAGGGGTGGGGTCAGCCACCTCCTGTTCGGCAGTACGGCCGAGCATGTGGTGCGTCACGCCGGCTGCCCGGTGCTCACGGTCCGTCACCACTCACCGCACACCTTCGATTTCAAGCGGGTCCGGAAAATCCTGTTCCCCACCGATTTCTCCGACTACTCAAAGAAGGCGCTGCCCTACGCGCTGTCGTTCGCCGAGCGCTACAGTGCTGAGCTTCATGTCCTGCATATCTTCGAGCAGCGGATCCACCCCGCGTTCTATATCGTCGACAAGTCCACCCCGTTCGATCTCGACGAGGGTCTTCGCGACCGCGCCCTGGACGCGCTGGACGAGTTTGTCTACGCCGACCTTCGCGAGCGCATTGATTTCAAGTGCGAAGTGGCCAGCGGGAAACCGTTCGTGGAAATAATCAATTACGCCCGGGCTAATAATATCGACCTGATCGTGATCGCCACCCACGGGCTGACTGGTCTGGAGTACATGATTATCGGCTCCACTACCGAAAGGGTGGTGCGCAGGGCGCCCTGTCCGGTGCTGAGTGTCAAGGACCCGGAGCACGAGTTTGTTGAACTCTGAGGCGGATTCGCCGGGCGCGGGAAGCGGAAGCTTCCCGCGCCTCTTTCGCATGGTATCCCGGCTTTCCGGCGCTCATAAAGTCATTTAATATAAGAGGGCTAACCAATTGAAAATTAAAAAGAAAGATGCACTCGCCTACCATAGCGCCGGAAGGCCCGGGAAGGTGCAGGTGGTTTCCACCAAGCCCTGCTCCACCCAGCGCGACCTGTCGCTGGCCTACACGCCCGGAGTTGCCGAGCCGTGCCGTGAGATCGCGAAAAGGCCCGACGATTCGTTCCTCTACACCAGCCGGGGCAACCTGGTTGCGGTGGTGACCACCGGCAGCGCCGTCCTGGGCCTGGGCAATATCGGAGCGGCGGCGTCGAAACCCGTGATGGAGGGCAAGGGTATCCTGTTCAAGCGCTTCGCCGATATCGACGTGTTCGACCTCGAAGTCGATACGAAGGACCCGGATGAGGTGGTCCGGCTGGTCAAGATGCTCGAGCCGACTTTCGGCGGCGTGAACCTGGAGGATATCAAGGCTCCGGATTGTTTCTATATCGAGGAAAAGCTGAAAGAAATCTGCGATATCCCGATTTTTCACGACGACCAGCACGGCACGGCTATAATTGCCAGCGCGGCGATGCTGAACGCGCTGGAAGTGGTGAAAAAGAAACTCTCCAAGGTTAAACTCGTGGTCTGCGGGGCCGGAGCAGCCGGCATTGCCTGCGCCGAACTGCTGATCCTGCTGGGTGCCTCGCGTAAACGAATTCTGATGACCGACAGCCGGGGGGTGATTTACAAGGGCCGCAAGCAGGGGATGAACCGGTACAAGGAGCGGTTCGCGGTCAAGACGGACAAGCGCAGCCTGGCCGACGCGCTCAAGGGGGCCGATGCGTTTATCGGAGTTTCGGGCAAGGATGTCATGGACGAGAAGATGGTCAGGTCGATGGCCGCCAGGCCGATTATTTTCGCCCTGGCCAACCCGGATCCGGAGATTCCCTACGACAAGGCGCGCAGGGCCAGCCCCGGAGCGGTGATCGCCACCGGTCGCAGCGATTTTCCCAACCAGGTCAACAACGTGCTGGGCTTCCCGTACATTTTCCGCGGTGCGCTGGATGTCCGCGCCCGGGCGATCAACGAGGAGATGAAACTGGCGGCGGTGCGCGCCCTGGCCGAACTGGCCCGGGAGGACGTGCCTGACAAGGTGCGCCGGGCCTACGGCGTGGAACAGATGTCGTTCGGGCCGGAGTATATTATCCCCAAGCCGTTCGACCCCCGCGTACTGCTGCGGGTGGCCCCGGCGGTTGCGGGCGCGGCGATGAAAAGCGGCGTGGCCCGCATCAAGCTGGACCTGGACGAGTACGTGCGCAAGCTGGAGGCCACTCTCGACCGCTCTCGCCAGCTGGTGCGGAATATCATGATCATGGCCCAGCAGGACCCCAAGCGGATTGTCCTGCCCGAGGCCGACCAGGACAAGATCCTGCGCGCGGCCCAGATCGTGCTCG includes these proteins:
- a CDS encoding universal stress protein; protein product: MIKLKKILYSTDFGEFAEEALRYAAVLAGQYDAELTIMHVVSLFGEGLASAEKHLDEMEEYADKFADQFHADADEIIERTIEEHADKELVMHKLIVRGITPNDEIIRVAEEQDMDLIVMGTYGRGGVSHLLFGSTAEHVVRHAGCPVLTVRHHSPHTFDFKRVRKILFPTDFSDYSKKALPYALSFAERYSAELHVLHIFEQRIHPAFYIVDKSTPFDLDEGLRDRALDALDEFVYADLRERIDFKCEVASGKPFVEIINYARANNIDLIVIATHGLTGLEYMIIGSTTERVVRRAPCPVLSVKDPEHEFVEL
- a CDS encoding NADP-dependent malic enzyme — translated: MKIKKKDALAYHSAGRPGKVQVVSTKPCSTQRDLSLAYTPGVAEPCREIAKRPDDSFLYTSRGNLVAVVTTGSAVLGLGNIGAAASKPVMEGKGILFKRFADIDVFDLEVDTKDPDEVVRLVKMLEPTFGGVNLEDIKAPDCFYIEEKLKEICDIPIFHDDQHGTAIIASAAMLNALEVVKKKLSKVKLVVCGAGAAGIACAELLILLGASRKRILMTDSRGVIYKGRKQGMNRYKERFAVKTDKRSLADALKGADAFIGVSGKDVMDEKMVRSMAARPIIFALANPDPEIPYDKARRASPGAVIATGRSDFPNQVNNVLGFPYIFRGALDVRARAINEEMKLAAVRALAELAREDVPDKVRRAYGVEQMSFGPEYIIPKPFDPRVLLRVAPAVAGAAMKSGVARIKLDLDEYVRKLEATLDRSRQLVRNIMIMAQQDPKRIVLPEADQDKILRAAQIVLDEKLAVPILLGDPEEIKQRARKMDLSLRGAKIVNPATDRRRKKYLDQLVKLRWRHGVTPFEADAKLRNRNYFSAMMVELGDADGYVAGLTQHYPDTIRPALEVIRMKDGISRVSGLYIMLTEREVYFFADTTVNIIPTSEELADIAVCAADVASRYGFEPRVAMLSFSNFGSNKHPLATKVARATRIASEMRPEYMFEGEMQADTALDMRKMAESFPHSRMKEAPNVLIFPDLQSGNVTYKVLHHIGRAETIGPVLMGMNKPVHVLQRGDDVEDIVSMVAICAVDAQEAGC